In the genome of Tistrella bauzanensis, the window GCAGCCGGCCCGAGACTGGTACTGGTGACGCCAAGACCGGTGACGCCGAAATCGGCACCGAGCAGGTCAGCTATCTGCGGGCCGGCCACACGCTGCGCTCGTGGCTGCTGACCACCGATCACAAGCGGATCGCGATCCTGTATCTGATCTCGGTGACGATCTTCTTCTTCATCGGCGGGGCCGCCGCCGCCCTGCTGCGGGTGGATCTGCTGACCCCGGAAGGCGATCTTCTGACCAATGAGGGCTATAACCGCGCCTTCACCCTGCACGGGGTGATCATGGTGTGGTTCTTCCTGATCCCGTCGATCCCCAACACCTTCGGCAATTTCCTGATCCCGTTGATGATCGGCGCCCGCGACCTTGCCTTTCCGCGGCTGAACCTGATCAGCTGGTATATCTATATTCTGGGCGGATTGTTCACGGTGGTCGTGCTGATCACCGGCGGCGTCGATACCGGCTGGACCTTCTATACGCCGCTGTCATCGATGTTTTCGAACGGCAATGTGGTGCTGGCGGCGACGGCGGTGTTCATCGTCGGCTTCTCGTCCATCCTCACCGGGCTGAATTTCATCGTCACGGTGCACAAGCTGCGCTGTCCGGGCATGACCTGGGGGCGGCTGCCGCTGTTCGTCTGGTCGCATTACGCGACCGCGCTGATCCTGGTTCTGGCAACCCCGGTGCTGTCGATCACGCTGGCCCTGATCGCGGCCGAGCGGGTGTTCGGGCTGGGGGTGTTCGATCCGGCGCTTGGCGGCGATCCCCTGCTGTATCAGCATCTGTTCTGGTTCTACAGCCATCCGGCGGTCTACATCATGGTGCTGCCGGCGCTGGGGGTGGTCAGCGAACTGATCGCGGCGGCGGCGCGCAAACCGGTCTTCGGCTATCGCTTCGTGGCCGGTTCCTCGATCGCGATCGCGATCATCGGCTTTCTGGTCTGGGGCCATCACATGTTCGTGGCCGGCCAGTCGATGTATGCCAGCGCGGTGTTTTCCTTCCTCAGCCTGGTGGTGGCGGTGCCATCGGGCATCAAGGTCTATAACTGGACGGCGACGCTGTACAAGGGCCACATCTCGCTGGATCCGCCCTTCCTGTTCGCCATGGGCTTCATCGGCCTGTTCGTGGTCGGCGGGCTGACCGGGCTGATCCTGGCGATGCTGGCGGTGGATGTGCACGTGCATGACACCTATTTCGTGGTCGCCCACTTTCATTACATCATGGTCGGCGGCACGGTGTCGGCCTATTTCGGAGCGCTGCATTTCTGGTGGCCGAAGATGATCGGCAGGCGGACATCGG includes:
- a CDS encoding cytochrome c oxidase subunit I; translation: MTDRTTTIDDRRARSRPETGTGDAKTGDAEIGTEQVSYLRAGHTLRSWLLTTDHKRIAILYLISVTIFFFIGGAAAALLRVDLLTPEGDLLTNEGYNRAFTLHGVIMVWFFLIPSIPNTFGNFLIPLMIGARDLAFPRLNLISWYIYILGGLFTVVVLITGGVDTGWTFYTPLSSMFSNGNVVLAATAVFIVGFSSILTGLNFIVTVHKLRCPGMTWGRLPLFVWSHYATALILVLATPVLSITLALIAAERVFGLGVFDPALGGDPLLYQHLFWFYSHPAVYIMVLPALGVVSELIAAAARKPVFGYRFVAGSSIAIAIIGFLVWGHHMFVAGQSMYASAVFSFLSLVVAVPSGIKVYNWTATLYKGHISLDPPFLFAMGFIGLFVVGGLTGLILAMLAVDVHVHDTYFVVAHFHYIMVGGTVSAYFGALHFWWPKMIGRRTSVVWGRLSAVLIFLGFNLTFFPQFILGYLGMPRRYHVYAPEFQVLHVMSSAGAGILAVAYLLPFTYLFYSMRYGAPAGPNPVGATGLEWTVPSPPPKHNFATLPVVTGPPYDYEIEHEEAGKAGGGRKGKARTTRRDRADDQGRPTRQAKTAPGEEWQ